In the Gopherus flavomarginatus isolate rGopFla2 chromosome 6, rGopFla2.mat.asm, whole genome shotgun sequence genome, one interval contains:
- the TKT gene encoding transketolase isoform X1 yields MEAYHKPDQKALQALKDAANRLRISSIRATTAAGSGHPTSCCSAAEIMSVLFFHTMRYKAKDPRNPSNDRFILSKGHAAPILYAAWAEAGFLQEAELLNLRKIDSILEGHPVPKQPFTDVATGSLGQGLGAACGMAYTGKYFDKASYRVYCLLGDGELSEGSVWEAMAFAGFYKLDNLVAILDINRLGQSDPTPLQHRVEIYQKRCEAFGWHALIVDGHSVEELCKAFGQTKNQPTAIIAKTFKGKGISGIEDKENWHGKPLPKDKAEQIIQEIDDKIQSKKKLSPALPEEDAPVVNIRNIKMSSPPNYKVGEKMATRKAYGLALAKLGHANDRVIALDGDTKNSTFSDLFKKEHPSRFIECYIAEQNMVSIAVGCATRDRTVAFASAFATFFTRAFDQIRMAAISESNINLCGSHCGVSIGEDGPSQMGLEDLCMFRAVPNSTVFYPSDAVSTEKAVEIAANTKGVCFIRTSRPENEVIYSSNEDFQIGQAKVVVKSKDDQVTVVGAGVTLHEALAAAEQLKKEKIYIRVIDPFTIKPLDKMTILENARATKGRIITVEDHYPEGGIGEAVSGAVVGEPGITVTRLAVSHVPRSGKPAELLKMFGIDKDAIVQAVKVAVSKSRNAE; encoded by the exons CCACCCGACATCATGTTGCAGTGCTGCAGAGATCATGTCTGTGCTCTTTTTTCATACCATGAGGTACAAAGCAAAAGATCCCCGAAACCCCAGCAATGACCGGTTTATACTCTCAAAG GGCCACGCGGCACCAATTCTGTATGCTGCCtgggcagaggcaggcttcctacaAGAAGCAGAATTATTAAACTTGAGGAAAATTGATTCCATTTTGGAAGGACACCCTGTACCA aaacaaCCCTTCACTGATGTAGCTACTGGATCCCTTGGTCAGGGACTTGGTGCTGCCTGTGGTATGGCCTATACTGGCAAATACTTTGATAAAGCCAG CTATCGAGTCTATTGTCTGCTTGGGGATGGGGAACTATCTGAAGGCTCCGTCTGGGAGGCAATGGCCTTTGCTGGGTTTTACAAGCTGGACAATCTGGTTGCTATACTTGACATTAACCGTCTTGGACAAAGTGACCCTACACCTCTGCAGCATCGTGTTGAGATCTACCAGAAACGCTGCGAAGCCTTTGG CTGGCATGCTCTCATAGTGGATGGGCACAGTGTGGAGGAGCTTTGCAAAGCCTTTGGCCAGACCAAAAATCAACCAACTGCTATTATCGCAAAAACTTTTAAAGGCAAAGGAATATCAG GTATTGAAGATAAGGAAAACTGGCATGGTAAGCCCCTCCCAAAAGACAAGGCCGAACAAATCATTCAGGAAATTGATGATAAAATCCAGAGCAAGAAaaagctttccccagccctcccaGAAGAGGATGCACCAGTCGTAAATATTAGAAACATTAAGATGTCATCTCCACCAAATTATAAAGTAGGAGAAAAG ATGGCTACCCGCAAAGCTTATGGCCTTGCACTTGCAAAATTGGGCCATGCCAACGACCGAGTAATTGCTTTAGATGGAGACACAAAGAATTCCACGTTCTCTGACCTGTTTAAGAAAGAACATCCCAGCCGCTTCATTGAATGCTATATTGCCGAACAGAACATG GTGAGCATTGCAGTTGGCTGTGCCACTCGTGACAGGACTGTTGCTTTTGCCAGTGCCTTTGCCACCTTTTTCACCAGAGCTTTTGATCAGATCCGTATGGCTGCCATTTCTGAGAGTAACATCAATCTTTGTGGCTCTCACTGTGGCGTTTCTATTG gAGAGGATGGACCTTCTCAGATGGGGCTCGAAGATCTGTGCATGTTCCGTGCTGTTCCCAATTCAACTGTCTTTTATCCTAGCGATGCTGTATCCACTGAAAAAGCAGTAGAAATAGCTGCTAACACTAAG GGCGTTTGTTTCATAAGGACCAGTCGTCCTGAAAATGAAGTTATCTATAGCAGCAACGAGGACTTCCAGATTGGACAGGCCAAG GTGGTGGTCAAGAGTAAGGATGACCAGGTCACTGTTGTTGGAGCAGGAGTGACTCTGCATGAGGCACTagctgcagcagagcagctgaagAAAG AAAAAATCTACATCCGAGTGATTGATCCATTCACTATAAAACCCCTGGATAAGATGACCATACTTGAAAATGCAAGAGCAACCAAAGGCAGAATTATCACTGTGGAAGACCATTACCCTGAAG GTGGCATTGGAGAAGCAGTGTCAGGTGCTGTAGTTGGAGAGCCTGGTATCACAGTCACTCGCTTAGCAGTATCCCATGTGCCAAGAAGTGGGAAACCAGCAGAGCTCCTTAAGATGTTTGGCATTGATAAAGATGCCATTGTGCAGGCTGTTAAAGTGGCAGTTTCCAAATCAAGGAATGCAGAGTAG
- the TKT gene encoding transketolase isoform X2 encodes MEAPPRPAPPWSPSHPTSCCSAAEIMSVLFFHTMRYKAKDPRNPSNDRFILSKGHAAPILYAAWAEAGFLQEAELLNLRKIDSILEGHPVPKQPFTDVATGSLGQGLGAACGMAYTGKYFDKASYRVYCLLGDGELSEGSVWEAMAFAGFYKLDNLVAILDINRLGQSDPTPLQHRVEIYQKRCEAFGWHALIVDGHSVEELCKAFGQTKNQPTAIIAKTFKGKGISGIEDKENWHGKPLPKDKAEQIIQEIDDKIQSKKKLSPALPEEDAPVVNIRNIKMSSPPNYKVGEKMATRKAYGLALAKLGHANDRVIALDGDTKNSTFSDLFKKEHPSRFIECYIAEQNMVSIAVGCATRDRTVAFASAFATFFTRAFDQIRMAAISESNINLCGSHCGVSIGEDGPSQMGLEDLCMFRAVPNSTVFYPSDAVSTEKAVEIAANTKGVCFIRTSRPENEVIYSSNEDFQIGQAKVVVKSKDDQVTVVGAGVTLHEALAAAEQLKKEKIYIRVIDPFTIKPLDKMTILENARATKGRIITVEDHYPEGGIGEAVSGAVVGEPGITVTRLAVSHVPRSGKPAELLKMFGIDKDAIVQAVKVAVSKSRNAE; translated from the exons CCACCCGACATCATGTTGCAGTGCTGCAGAGATCATGTCTGTGCTCTTTTTTCATACCATGAGGTACAAAGCAAAAGATCCCCGAAACCCCAGCAATGACCGGTTTATACTCTCAAAG GGCCACGCGGCACCAATTCTGTATGCTGCCtgggcagaggcaggcttcctacaAGAAGCAGAATTATTAAACTTGAGGAAAATTGATTCCATTTTGGAAGGACACCCTGTACCA aaacaaCCCTTCACTGATGTAGCTACTGGATCCCTTGGTCAGGGACTTGGTGCTGCCTGTGGTATGGCCTATACTGGCAAATACTTTGATAAAGCCAG CTATCGAGTCTATTGTCTGCTTGGGGATGGGGAACTATCTGAAGGCTCCGTCTGGGAGGCAATGGCCTTTGCTGGGTTTTACAAGCTGGACAATCTGGTTGCTATACTTGACATTAACCGTCTTGGACAAAGTGACCCTACACCTCTGCAGCATCGTGTTGAGATCTACCAGAAACGCTGCGAAGCCTTTGG CTGGCATGCTCTCATAGTGGATGGGCACAGTGTGGAGGAGCTTTGCAAAGCCTTTGGCCAGACCAAAAATCAACCAACTGCTATTATCGCAAAAACTTTTAAAGGCAAAGGAATATCAG GTATTGAAGATAAGGAAAACTGGCATGGTAAGCCCCTCCCAAAAGACAAGGCCGAACAAATCATTCAGGAAATTGATGATAAAATCCAGAGCAAGAAaaagctttccccagccctcccaGAAGAGGATGCACCAGTCGTAAATATTAGAAACATTAAGATGTCATCTCCACCAAATTATAAAGTAGGAGAAAAG ATGGCTACCCGCAAAGCTTATGGCCTTGCACTTGCAAAATTGGGCCATGCCAACGACCGAGTAATTGCTTTAGATGGAGACACAAAGAATTCCACGTTCTCTGACCTGTTTAAGAAAGAACATCCCAGCCGCTTCATTGAATGCTATATTGCCGAACAGAACATG GTGAGCATTGCAGTTGGCTGTGCCACTCGTGACAGGACTGTTGCTTTTGCCAGTGCCTTTGCCACCTTTTTCACCAGAGCTTTTGATCAGATCCGTATGGCTGCCATTTCTGAGAGTAACATCAATCTTTGTGGCTCTCACTGTGGCGTTTCTATTG gAGAGGATGGACCTTCTCAGATGGGGCTCGAAGATCTGTGCATGTTCCGTGCTGTTCCCAATTCAACTGTCTTTTATCCTAGCGATGCTGTATCCACTGAAAAAGCAGTAGAAATAGCTGCTAACACTAAG GGCGTTTGTTTCATAAGGACCAGTCGTCCTGAAAATGAAGTTATCTATAGCAGCAACGAGGACTTCCAGATTGGACAGGCCAAG GTGGTGGTCAAGAGTAAGGATGACCAGGTCACTGTTGTTGGAGCAGGAGTGACTCTGCATGAGGCACTagctgcagcagagcagctgaagAAAG AAAAAATCTACATCCGAGTGATTGATCCATTCACTATAAAACCCCTGGATAAGATGACCATACTTGAAAATGCAAGAGCAACCAAAGGCAGAATTATCACTGTGGAAGACCATTACCCTGAAG GTGGCATTGGAGAAGCAGTGTCAGGTGCTGTAGTTGGAGAGCCTGGTATCACAGTCACTCGCTTAGCAGTATCCCATGTGCCAAGAAGTGGGAAACCAGCAGAGCTCCTTAAGATGTTTGGCATTGATAAAGATGCCATTGTGCAGGCTGTTAAAGTGGCAGTTTCCAAATCAAGGAATGCAGAGTAG
- the TKT gene encoding transketolase isoform X3, which yields MLGLVQTGYHPTSCCSAAEIMSVLFFHTMRYKAKDPRNPSNDRFILSKGHAAPILYAAWAEAGFLQEAELLNLRKIDSILEGHPVPKQPFTDVATGSLGQGLGAACGMAYTGKYFDKASYRVYCLLGDGELSEGSVWEAMAFAGFYKLDNLVAILDINRLGQSDPTPLQHRVEIYQKRCEAFGWHALIVDGHSVEELCKAFGQTKNQPTAIIAKTFKGKGISGIEDKENWHGKPLPKDKAEQIIQEIDDKIQSKKKLSPALPEEDAPVVNIRNIKMSSPPNYKVGEKMATRKAYGLALAKLGHANDRVIALDGDTKNSTFSDLFKKEHPSRFIECYIAEQNMVSIAVGCATRDRTVAFASAFATFFTRAFDQIRMAAISESNINLCGSHCGVSIGEDGPSQMGLEDLCMFRAVPNSTVFYPSDAVSTEKAVEIAANTKGVCFIRTSRPENEVIYSSNEDFQIGQAKVVVKSKDDQVTVVGAGVTLHEALAAAEQLKKEKIYIRVIDPFTIKPLDKMTILENARATKGRIITVEDHYPEGGIGEAVSGAVVGEPGITVTRLAVSHVPRSGKPAELLKMFGIDKDAIVQAVKVAVSKSRNAE from the exons CCACCCGACATCATGTTGCAGTGCTGCAGAGATCATGTCTGTGCTCTTTTTTCATACCATGAGGTACAAAGCAAAAGATCCCCGAAACCCCAGCAATGACCGGTTTATACTCTCAAAG GGCCACGCGGCACCAATTCTGTATGCTGCCtgggcagaggcaggcttcctacaAGAAGCAGAATTATTAAACTTGAGGAAAATTGATTCCATTTTGGAAGGACACCCTGTACCA aaacaaCCCTTCACTGATGTAGCTACTGGATCCCTTGGTCAGGGACTTGGTGCTGCCTGTGGTATGGCCTATACTGGCAAATACTTTGATAAAGCCAG CTATCGAGTCTATTGTCTGCTTGGGGATGGGGAACTATCTGAAGGCTCCGTCTGGGAGGCAATGGCCTTTGCTGGGTTTTACAAGCTGGACAATCTGGTTGCTATACTTGACATTAACCGTCTTGGACAAAGTGACCCTACACCTCTGCAGCATCGTGTTGAGATCTACCAGAAACGCTGCGAAGCCTTTGG CTGGCATGCTCTCATAGTGGATGGGCACAGTGTGGAGGAGCTTTGCAAAGCCTTTGGCCAGACCAAAAATCAACCAACTGCTATTATCGCAAAAACTTTTAAAGGCAAAGGAATATCAG GTATTGAAGATAAGGAAAACTGGCATGGTAAGCCCCTCCCAAAAGACAAGGCCGAACAAATCATTCAGGAAATTGATGATAAAATCCAGAGCAAGAAaaagctttccccagccctcccaGAAGAGGATGCACCAGTCGTAAATATTAGAAACATTAAGATGTCATCTCCACCAAATTATAAAGTAGGAGAAAAG ATGGCTACCCGCAAAGCTTATGGCCTTGCACTTGCAAAATTGGGCCATGCCAACGACCGAGTAATTGCTTTAGATGGAGACACAAAGAATTCCACGTTCTCTGACCTGTTTAAGAAAGAACATCCCAGCCGCTTCATTGAATGCTATATTGCCGAACAGAACATG GTGAGCATTGCAGTTGGCTGTGCCACTCGTGACAGGACTGTTGCTTTTGCCAGTGCCTTTGCCACCTTTTTCACCAGAGCTTTTGATCAGATCCGTATGGCTGCCATTTCTGAGAGTAACATCAATCTTTGTGGCTCTCACTGTGGCGTTTCTATTG gAGAGGATGGACCTTCTCAGATGGGGCTCGAAGATCTGTGCATGTTCCGTGCTGTTCCCAATTCAACTGTCTTTTATCCTAGCGATGCTGTATCCACTGAAAAAGCAGTAGAAATAGCTGCTAACACTAAG GGCGTTTGTTTCATAAGGACCAGTCGTCCTGAAAATGAAGTTATCTATAGCAGCAACGAGGACTTCCAGATTGGACAGGCCAAG GTGGTGGTCAAGAGTAAGGATGACCAGGTCACTGTTGTTGGAGCAGGAGTGACTCTGCATGAGGCACTagctgcagcagagcagctgaagAAAG AAAAAATCTACATCCGAGTGATTGATCCATTCACTATAAAACCCCTGGATAAGATGACCATACTTGAAAATGCAAGAGCAACCAAAGGCAGAATTATCACTGTGGAAGACCATTACCCTGAAG GTGGCATTGGAGAAGCAGTGTCAGGTGCTGTAGTTGGAGAGCCTGGTATCACAGTCACTCGCTTAGCAGTATCCCATGTGCCAAGAAGTGGGAAACCAGCAGAGCTCCTTAAGATGTTTGGCATTGATAAAGATGCCATTGTGCAGGCTGTTAAAGTGGCAGTTTCCAAATCAAGGAATGCAGAGTAG
- the TKT gene encoding transketolase isoform X4 yields MLGLVQTGHPTSCCSAAEIMSVLFFHTMRYKAKDPRNPSNDRFILSKGHAAPILYAAWAEAGFLQEAELLNLRKIDSILEGHPVPKQPFTDVATGSLGQGLGAACGMAYTGKYFDKASYRVYCLLGDGELSEGSVWEAMAFAGFYKLDNLVAILDINRLGQSDPTPLQHRVEIYQKRCEAFGWHALIVDGHSVEELCKAFGQTKNQPTAIIAKTFKGKGISGIEDKENWHGKPLPKDKAEQIIQEIDDKIQSKKKLSPALPEEDAPVVNIRNIKMSSPPNYKVGEKMATRKAYGLALAKLGHANDRVIALDGDTKNSTFSDLFKKEHPSRFIECYIAEQNMVSIAVGCATRDRTVAFASAFATFFTRAFDQIRMAAISESNINLCGSHCGVSIGEDGPSQMGLEDLCMFRAVPNSTVFYPSDAVSTEKAVEIAANTKGVCFIRTSRPENEVIYSSNEDFQIGQAKVVVKSKDDQVTVVGAGVTLHEALAAAEQLKKEKIYIRVIDPFTIKPLDKMTILENARATKGRIITVEDHYPEGGIGEAVSGAVVGEPGITVTRLAVSHVPRSGKPAELLKMFGIDKDAIVQAVKVAVSKSRNAE; encoded by the exons CCACCCGACATCATGTTGCAGTGCTGCAGAGATCATGTCTGTGCTCTTTTTTCATACCATGAGGTACAAAGCAAAAGATCCCCGAAACCCCAGCAATGACCGGTTTATACTCTCAAAG GGCCACGCGGCACCAATTCTGTATGCTGCCtgggcagaggcaggcttcctacaAGAAGCAGAATTATTAAACTTGAGGAAAATTGATTCCATTTTGGAAGGACACCCTGTACCA aaacaaCCCTTCACTGATGTAGCTACTGGATCCCTTGGTCAGGGACTTGGTGCTGCCTGTGGTATGGCCTATACTGGCAAATACTTTGATAAAGCCAG CTATCGAGTCTATTGTCTGCTTGGGGATGGGGAACTATCTGAAGGCTCCGTCTGGGAGGCAATGGCCTTTGCTGGGTTTTACAAGCTGGACAATCTGGTTGCTATACTTGACATTAACCGTCTTGGACAAAGTGACCCTACACCTCTGCAGCATCGTGTTGAGATCTACCAGAAACGCTGCGAAGCCTTTGG CTGGCATGCTCTCATAGTGGATGGGCACAGTGTGGAGGAGCTTTGCAAAGCCTTTGGCCAGACCAAAAATCAACCAACTGCTATTATCGCAAAAACTTTTAAAGGCAAAGGAATATCAG GTATTGAAGATAAGGAAAACTGGCATGGTAAGCCCCTCCCAAAAGACAAGGCCGAACAAATCATTCAGGAAATTGATGATAAAATCCAGAGCAAGAAaaagctttccccagccctcccaGAAGAGGATGCACCAGTCGTAAATATTAGAAACATTAAGATGTCATCTCCACCAAATTATAAAGTAGGAGAAAAG ATGGCTACCCGCAAAGCTTATGGCCTTGCACTTGCAAAATTGGGCCATGCCAACGACCGAGTAATTGCTTTAGATGGAGACACAAAGAATTCCACGTTCTCTGACCTGTTTAAGAAAGAACATCCCAGCCGCTTCATTGAATGCTATATTGCCGAACAGAACATG GTGAGCATTGCAGTTGGCTGTGCCACTCGTGACAGGACTGTTGCTTTTGCCAGTGCCTTTGCCACCTTTTTCACCAGAGCTTTTGATCAGATCCGTATGGCTGCCATTTCTGAGAGTAACATCAATCTTTGTGGCTCTCACTGTGGCGTTTCTATTG gAGAGGATGGACCTTCTCAGATGGGGCTCGAAGATCTGTGCATGTTCCGTGCTGTTCCCAATTCAACTGTCTTTTATCCTAGCGATGCTGTATCCACTGAAAAAGCAGTAGAAATAGCTGCTAACACTAAG GGCGTTTGTTTCATAAGGACCAGTCGTCCTGAAAATGAAGTTATCTATAGCAGCAACGAGGACTTCCAGATTGGACAGGCCAAG GTGGTGGTCAAGAGTAAGGATGACCAGGTCACTGTTGTTGGAGCAGGAGTGACTCTGCATGAGGCACTagctgcagcagagcagctgaagAAAG AAAAAATCTACATCCGAGTGATTGATCCATTCACTATAAAACCCCTGGATAAGATGACCATACTTGAAAATGCAAGAGCAACCAAAGGCAGAATTATCACTGTGGAAGACCATTACCCTGAAG GTGGCATTGGAGAAGCAGTGTCAGGTGCTGTAGTTGGAGAGCCTGGTATCACAGTCACTCGCTTAGCAGTATCCCATGTGCCAAGAAGTGGGAAACCAGCAGAGCTCCTTAAGATGTTTGGCATTGATAAAGATGCCATTGTGCAGGCTGTTAAAGTGGCAGTTTCCAAATCAAGGAATGCAGAGTAG
- the TKT gene encoding transketolase isoform X5 — MSVLFFHTMRYKAKDPRNPSNDRFILSKGHAAPILYAAWAEAGFLQEAELLNLRKIDSILEGHPVPKQPFTDVATGSLGQGLGAACGMAYTGKYFDKASYRVYCLLGDGELSEGSVWEAMAFAGFYKLDNLVAILDINRLGQSDPTPLQHRVEIYQKRCEAFGWHALIVDGHSVEELCKAFGQTKNQPTAIIAKTFKGKGISGIEDKENWHGKPLPKDKAEQIIQEIDDKIQSKKKLSPALPEEDAPVVNIRNIKMSSPPNYKVGEKMATRKAYGLALAKLGHANDRVIALDGDTKNSTFSDLFKKEHPSRFIECYIAEQNMVSIAVGCATRDRTVAFASAFATFFTRAFDQIRMAAISESNINLCGSHCGVSIGEDGPSQMGLEDLCMFRAVPNSTVFYPSDAVSTEKAVEIAANTKGVCFIRTSRPENEVIYSSNEDFQIGQAKVVVKSKDDQVTVVGAGVTLHEALAAAEQLKKEKIYIRVIDPFTIKPLDKMTILENARATKGRIITVEDHYPEGGIGEAVSGAVVGEPGITVTRLAVSHVPRSGKPAELLKMFGIDKDAIVQAVKVAVSKSRNAE, encoded by the exons ATGTCTGTGCTCTTTTTTCATACCATGAGGTACAAAGCAAAAGATCCCCGAAACCCCAGCAATGACCGGTTTATACTCTCAAAG GGCCACGCGGCACCAATTCTGTATGCTGCCtgggcagaggcaggcttcctacaAGAAGCAGAATTATTAAACTTGAGGAAAATTGATTCCATTTTGGAAGGACACCCTGTACCA aaacaaCCCTTCACTGATGTAGCTACTGGATCCCTTGGTCAGGGACTTGGTGCTGCCTGTGGTATGGCCTATACTGGCAAATACTTTGATAAAGCCAG CTATCGAGTCTATTGTCTGCTTGGGGATGGGGAACTATCTGAAGGCTCCGTCTGGGAGGCAATGGCCTTTGCTGGGTTTTACAAGCTGGACAATCTGGTTGCTATACTTGACATTAACCGTCTTGGACAAAGTGACCCTACACCTCTGCAGCATCGTGTTGAGATCTACCAGAAACGCTGCGAAGCCTTTGG CTGGCATGCTCTCATAGTGGATGGGCACAGTGTGGAGGAGCTTTGCAAAGCCTTTGGCCAGACCAAAAATCAACCAACTGCTATTATCGCAAAAACTTTTAAAGGCAAAGGAATATCAG GTATTGAAGATAAGGAAAACTGGCATGGTAAGCCCCTCCCAAAAGACAAGGCCGAACAAATCATTCAGGAAATTGATGATAAAATCCAGAGCAAGAAaaagctttccccagccctcccaGAAGAGGATGCACCAGTCGTAAATATTAGAAACATTAAGATGTCATCTCCACCAAATTATAAAGTAGGAGAAAAG ATGGCTACCCGCAAAGCTTATGGCCTTGCACTTGCAAAATTGGGCCATGCCAACGACCGAGTAATTGCTTTAGATGGAGACACAAAGAATTCCACGTTCTCTGACCTGTTTAAGAAAGAACATCCCAGCCGCTTCATTGAATGCTATATTGCCGAACAGAACATG GTGAGCATTGCAGTTGGCTGTGCCACTCGTGACAGGACTGTTGCTTTTGCCAGTGCCTTTGCCACCTTTTTCACCAGAGCTTTTGATCAGATCCGTATGGCTGCCATTTCTGAGAGTAACATCAATCTTTGTGGCTCTCACTGTGGCGTTTCTATTG gAGAGGATGGACCTTCTCAGATGGGGCTCGAAGATCTGTGCATGTTCCGTGCTGTTCCCAATTCAACTGTCTTTTATCCTAGCGATGCTGTATCCACTGAAAAAGCAGTAGAAATAGCTGCTAACACTAAG GGCGTTTGTTTCATAAGGACCAGTCGTCCTGAAAATGAAGTTATCTATAGCAGCAACGAGGACTTCCAGATTGGACAGGCCAAG GTGGTGGTCAAGAGTAAGGATGACCAGGTCACTGTTGTTGGAGCAGGAGTGACTCTGCATGAGGCACTagctgcagcagagcagctgaagAAAG AAAAAATCTACATCCGAGTGATTGATCCATTCACTATAAAACCCCTGGATAAGATGACCATACTTGAAAATGCAAGAGCAACCAAAGGCAGAATTATCACTGTGGAAGACCATTACCCTGAAG GTGGCATTGGAGAAGCAGTGTCAGGTGCTGTAGTTGGAGAGCCTGGTATCACAGTCACTCGCTTAGCAGTATCCCATGTGCCAAGAAGTGGGAAACCAGCAGAGCTCCTTAAGATGTTTGGCATTGATAAAGATGCCATTGTGCAGGCTGTTAAAGTGGCAGTTTCCAAATCAAGGAATGCAGAGTAG